In Fusobacterium canifelinum, a genomic segment contains:
- a CDS encoding DegV family protein, whose protein sequence is MKIEIKILNPVRLTKLFIAASRWLSKYADVLNDLNVYPVPDGDTGTNMSMTLQSVENALIGLQSEPNMEELVDIISEAVLLGARGNSGTILSQIIQGFLDAVRDKEEIDIDTAAKAFVSAKERAYKAVSQPVEGTILTVIRKVSEAAMAYDGPKDDFIPFLVNLKNAAADAVEDTPNLLPKLKEAGVVDAGGKGIFYVLEGFEKSVTDPEMLKDLARIANSQVNRKQKLEYINKNEIKFKYCTEFIIESGSFDLDEYKEKIGKLGDSMVVAQTRKKTKTHIHTNNPGQALEIAGSLGDLNNIKIENMEIQHSHVLVKEEEYNKVDIRGVVKEVVPEGPKLLFNEKNIENNIAIYAVVDNKNIADLFLKDGASATLIGGQTKNPSVSDIEEGLKKIKAKTIYILPNNKNIIASAKLAAKRDNRDIIVIDTKTMLEGHYFTKNRKMNLQNLLRQLRFNNSIEITKAVRDTKVNDIEIKIGDNIALVNGSLTEKAEKVEDLIKKVYEKYANDNTLAVTVVRGKTATEEGNEAIKSKNFKKYYEYDGEQDNYSYYIYLEQRDPSLSKIAILTDSASDITPDMIEGLDVTVIPIRLKIGENNYKDGVNLSKKEFWHKLLTEKVIPKTAQPSPAEFRDYYEELFNKGYEKIISLHISSKMSGTQQVAKVAREMLKREKDIVIVDSKSVTFGQAYQVLEAAKMVKAGAKLEDILTRLYEIADKMKVYFAVSDLSYLEKGGRIGRASSVIGNLLKLRPVLKLEDGEVSLETKTFGERGAISYMEKIIKNEGKNSIYLYTAWGGTNQELQSTDILKKTADTMRKIEYKGRFEIGATIGSHSGPVFGIGIISKIR, encoded by the coding sequence ATGAAAATAGAGATAAAAATTTTAAACCCTGTCAGGCTGACAAAGTTATTTATAGCAGCAAGCAGATGGCTTTCAAAGTATGCTGATGTTTTAAATGACTTAAATGTTTATCCTGTACCAGATGGAGATACAGGAACAAATATGTCTATGACATTACAATCAGTTGAAAATGCCTTGATAGGATTACAAAGCGAGCCTAATATGGAAGAGCTTGTGGATATAATTTCAGAAGCAGTTCTATTAGGAGCAAGAGGAAATTCAGGAACAATTCTATCACAAATAATTCAAGGATTCTTAGATGCAGTAAGAGATAAAGAAGAAATAGATATAGATACAGCAGCAAAAGCTTTCGTATCTGCAAAAGAAAGAGCGTATAAGGCAGTAAGTCAACCAGTTGAAGGAACAATACTTACAGTTATAAGAAAAGTTTCAGAAGCAGCTATGGCTTATGATGGACCAAAAGATGATTTTATACCATTCTTAGTTAATTTAAAAAATGCAGCTGCCGATGCAGTTGAAGACACTCCTAATCTTTTACCTAAATTGAAAGAAGCAGGGGTTGTAGATGCTGGAGGTAAAGGGATTTTTTATGTCCTTGAAGGATTTGAAAAATCAGTTACTGACCCTGAAATGTTAAAAGACTTAGCAAGAATAGCTAATTCACAAGTAAATAGAAAACAAAAATTAGAATATATAAATAAAAATGAGATAAAATTCAAGTATTGTACAGAGTTTATAATTGAGTCTGGAAGTTTTGATTTAGACGAATATAAAGAAAAAATTGGAAAACTTGGGGACTCTATGGTTGTTGCCCAAACAAGAAAAAAAACTAAGACTCATATACATACAAATAATCCAGGACAAGCATTAGAAATTGCTGGTTCATTAGGAGATTTAAATAATATTAAAATTGAAAATATGGAAATTCAACACAGCCATGTTTTAGTTAAAGAAGAAGAATATAATAAAGTTGATATAAGAGGTGTTGTAAAAGAAGTTGTTCCAGAAGGACCAAAATTATTATTTAATGAAAAGAATATTGAAAATAATATAGCAATATATGCAGTGGTAGATAATAAAAATATAGCTGATTTATTCTTAAAAGATGGAGCAAGTGCAACTTTAATTGGTGGTCAAACAAAAAATCCTTCTGTTTCAGATATAGAAGAAGGTTTGAAGAAAATTAAAGCAAAAACTATTTATATTTTACCTAATAATAAAAATATTATTGCTAGTGCAAAACTTGCTGCAAAAAGAGATAACAGAGATATTATAGTAATAGATACTAAAACAATGTTAGAAGGACATTATTTTACAAAAAATAGAAAGATGAATCTTCAAAATTTATTAAGACAATTAAGATTTAATAATTCTATTGAAATTACAAAAGCAGTTAGAGATACTAAGGTAAATGATATAGAAATTAAAATTGGAGATAATATCGCACTTGTTAATGGTTCTTTAACAGAAAAAGCTGAAAAAGTTGAAGATTTAATTAAAAAAGTATATGAAAAATATGCAAATGATAATACTCTAGCTGTTACTGTTGTTAGAGGAAAAACAGCAACAGAAGAGGGAAATGAAGCTATAAAATCTAAGAACTTTAAAAAATACTATGAATATGATGGAGAACAAGATAATTATTCTTACTATATTTACTTAGAACAAAGAGATCCTAGCCTATCAAAGATTGCGATACTAACAGATTCTGCATCTGATATAACACCAGACATGATAGAGGGACTTGATGTAACAGTTATTCCAATAAGACTTAAAATTGGAGAAAATAACTATAAGGATGGAGTAAATTTAAGTAAAAAAGAATTCTGGCATAAATTATTGACAGAAAAAGTAATACCAAAAACTGCTCAACCTTCTCCTGCTGAATTTAGAGATTACTATGAAGAATTATTTAATAAAGGATATGAAAAAATAATATCACTTCATATTTCTAGTAAAATGAGTGGAACTCAGCAAGTTGCAAAAGTAGCAAGAGAAATGTTGAAGAGAGAAAAAGATATAGTTATAGTTGATTCAAAATCTGTTACATTTGGGCAAGCTTATCAAGTTCTTGAAGCTGCAAAAATGGTGAAAGCAGGAGCTAAGTTAGAGGATATTTTAACAAGACTTTATGAAATAGCTGATAAGATGAAAGTATATTTTGCAGTTAGTGATTTAAGCTATCTAGAAAAAGGTGGAAGAATTGGTAGAGCTTCATCAGTGATTGGAAATTTACTAAAATTAAGACCTGTTTTAAAATTGGAAGATGGAGAAGTTAGTCTTGAAACTAAAACTTTTGGTGAAAGAGGAGCTATCTCTTATATGGAAAAAATTATTAAAAATGAAGGTAAAAATAGTATATACCTATACACTGCTTGGGGAGGAACTAACCAAGAATTACAAAGTACAGATATATTGAAAAAGACAGCAGACACAATGAGAAAAATTGAATACAAAGGTAGATTTGAAATTGGAGCTACAATTGGTAGTCACAGTGGACCTGTCTTTGGAATTGGAATTATATCTAAAATTAGATAA
- a CDS encoding helix-turn-helix domain-containing protein produces MTIGEKLKKSRNDKGMSLRELATKVELSASFLSQIEQGKASPSIENLKKIAHTLDVRVAYLIEDEEDDIRNIEYIKKENIKYIESLDSNIKMGILLSNNREKNMEPIIYEIGVDGESGRDFYSHGSSEEFIYILEGELEVYVANKKYKLSKGDSLYFKSSLKHRFKNTSKKEVKALWVVSPPTF; encoded by the coding sequence ATGACAATAGGTGAGAAATTAAAGAAAAGTAGAAACGATAAGGGAATGTCTTTAAGAGAACTTGCAACAAAAGTGGAATTATCAGCAAGTTTCTTATCACAAATTGAACAAGGGAAAGCCTCTCCTTCAATAGAAAATTTAAAGAAGATAGCACACACATTGGATGTTAGAGTGGCTTATCTTATTGAAGATGAGGAAGATGATATCAGAAATATAGAGTACATAAAAAAAGAAAATATAAAATATATAGAAAGTTTAGATTCTAATATTAAAATGGGAATTTTACTTTCAAATAACAGAGAAAAAAATATGGAACCTATAATATATGAAATAGGTGTTGATGGAGAAAGTGGAAGAGATTTTTATAGCCATGGAAGCTCTGAAGAATTTATTTATATATTGGAAGGTGAACTAGAAGTATATGTAGCAAATAAAAAATATAAATTATCAAAAGGAGATAGCTTATACTTTAAATCTAGTTTAAAACATAGATTTAAAAATACTTCAAAAAAAGAAGTAAAAGCATTGTGGGTAGTTAGCCCACCAACATTCTAA
- a CDS encoding CinA family nicotinamide mononucleotide deamidase-related protein, with the protein MKAGIFLVGTELLNGATIDTNSIYIAEELNKYGIEIEFKMTVRDVMDEIVKALKYAKKNVDLVILTGGLGPTDDDITKEAMAKFLKKKLVVDEKEKKELLKKYKAYKNPNKTNFKEVEKPEGAVSFKNDVGMAPAVYVDGLVAFPGFPNELKNMFPKFLKYYVKENNLKSQIYIKDIITYGIGESVLETTVKDLFIEGDIFYEFLVKDYGTLIRLQTKIENKKNVAKIVKKLYNRISEFIIGEDDDRIENTIFECLNSGKKPLTISTAESCTGGMIASKLIEVPGISENFIEGIVSYSNEAKIKRLKVKKETLEKYGAVSEEVAREMLAGLKTDIGISTTGIAGPGGGTKDKPVGLVYIGIKVKDEVRVFRRELKGDRNKIRQRVMMHALYNLLKILK; encoded by the coding sequence ATGAAAGCAGGAATATTTTTAGTTGGAACAGAGTTACTAAATGGAGCAACAATAGATACAAATAGTATCTACATAGCAGAAGAATTAAACAAATATGGAATTGAAATAGAATTTAAAATGACAGTTAGAGATGTCATGGATGAGATAGTAAAAGCTTTAAAGTATGCAAAGAAAAATGTAGACTTAGTTATTTTAACAGGAGGTTTAGGACCTACTGACGATGATATAACTAAAGAAGCTATGGCAAAATTTTTAAAGAAAAAATTAGTTGTAGATGAAAAAGAAAAGAAAGAACTTTTAAAGAAATATAAGGCATATAAAAATCCAAATAAAACTAATTTTAAAGAAGTTGAAAAACCAGAAGGAGCAGTAAGTTTTAAAAATGATGTAGGAATGGCACCAGCAGTTTATGTAGATGGCTTAGTTGCTTTTCCAGGTTTTCCAAATGAATTAAAAAATATGTTTCCAAAATTTTTAAAATATTATGTGAAAGAAAATAATTTAAAAAGCCAAATCTATATAAAAGATATAATCACTTATGGAATTGGAGAAAGTGTACTTGAAACAACAGTAAAAGACTTATTTATTGAGGGAGATATTTTTTATGAATTTTTAGTTAAAGACTATGGAACTCTAATAAGATTGCAAACAAAGATTGAAAATAAAAAGAATGTAGCAAAAATTGTGAAAAAGTTATATAATAGAATATCTGAGTTTATAATTGGAGAAGATGATGACAGAATAGAAAATACTATTTTTGAGTGCTTAAATTCAGGTAAAAAACCACTTACTATTTCAACAGCTGAATCTTGTACAGGTGGTATGATAGCAAGTAAATTAATTGAAGTTCCAGGTATCTCAGAAAATTTTATAGAAGGAATAGTTTCTTATTCAAATGAAGCAAAAATTAAAAGACTGAAAGTAAAAAAAGAAACTCTTGAAAAATATGGAGCAGTCAGCGAAGAAGTAGCAAGAGAGATGCTTGCAGGTCTAAAAACAGATATTGGAATTTCAACAACAGGCATAGCAGGACCAGGTGGAGGAACAAAAGATAAACCAGTTGGACTTGTCTATATAGGAATAAAAGTAAAAGATGAAGTAAGAGTTTTTAGAAGAGAGTTAAAAGGTGATAGAAACAAAATAAGACAAAGGGTAATGATGCACGCACTCTATAACTTATTAAAAATATTAAAGTGA
- a CDS encoding phosphatidylglycerophosphatase A family protein: protein MGNHNHNHKLIKNLGTCFGLGEMSFMPGTFGTLGGIPIFLLLTYLRKFFLNVMIYNSFYLVFLVTFFAISVYVADICEKEIFKKEDPQAVVIDEVLGFLTTLFLINPVGIKATLIAMLLAFIIFRILDITKIGPIYKSQSFGNGVGVVLDDFLAGIIGNFILVFIWTKFFY, encoded by the coding sequence ATGGGGAACCATAATCACAATCATAAACTTATTAAGAATTTAGGAACTTGTTTTGGCTTGGGAGAAATGTCTTTCATGCCTGGAACATTTGGAACATTAGGAGGAATACCAATATTCTTACTACTGACATATTTAAGAAAATTCTTTTTAAATGTGATGATATATAATTCTTTTTACTTGGTGTTCTTAGTTACATTTTTTGCTATATCTGTTTATGTTGCAGATATATGTGAAAAAGAGATATTTAAAAAAGAGGACCCACAAGCAGTTGTAATTGATGAAGTATTAGGATTTTTAACTACCTTGTTTTTAATAAATCCTGTTGGAATAAAAGCAACTTTAATTGCTATGCTATTGGCATTTATAATTTTTAGAATATTAGATATAACAAAAATAGGACCTATATATAAATCACAAAGTTTTGGTAATGGAGTTGGGGTAGTTTTAGATGATTTCTTAGCAGGAATTATAGGCAACTTTATTTTGGTGTTTATTTGGACAAAATTTTTCTATTGA
- a CDS encoding peptidase U32 family protein, giving the protein MKIVAPAGNMQRFYSAISATADEIYLGLKGFGARRNAENFTVEDLKKAIDYAHLRGSRIFLTLNTIMTNREIELLYPTLKELYNYGLDAIIVQDLGYAEYLHKNFPSIEIHGSTQMTVANHYEINYLKELGFKRIVLPRELSFEEIKEIRKRTDIELEVFVSGSLCISFSGNCYMSSFIGGRSGNRGMCAQPCRKEYKTSCGEKSYFLSPKDQLYGLDEIKKLQEIGVESIKIEGRMKDISYVYETVNYFRNLINGIDKEENSSKLFNRGYSKGYFYDNDKAIMNRDYSYNMGEKIGKVIGKNIRLDEDVVSGDGITFVSKDYKNLGGTYINKIAYKNEKLILNFPDGTKYIFRNYNKRLNDEISKKIKSTDKKLEVNFDFIAKLDEKLILKTYLEDENRNRILNLEEISETLTQKAQKRAISEEDIKEKLSEIGDSEFTVKSIKIDIDENIFIPLSELKNLKRNAVKKFREKILSYFRRDLDSELKENNQGYFKLEIEKDEPKDLEIRVIVSNEEQKNFLENIKDEYNIGKIYYRTYDIAKQSMLSQHNLDNKLASNLYELLENKNSSVILNWNMNIVNSYTISVLERIEKLESFIVSPEINFSKIRELGKTRLKKALLIYSKLKGMTIDIDIADNKNEVITNKENDKFNIIKNEYGTEIFLDKPLNIINIMEDIKKLNVDIVVLEFTTETIEDIKKVLKQLKTRKGEYREYNYKRGVY; this is encoded by the coding sequence ATGAAAATTGTAGCACCAGCAGGGAATATGCAAAGATTTTACTCTGCCATTAGTGCAACAGCTGATGAAATATATTTAGGTTTAAAAGGTTTTGGAGCAAGAAGAAATGCAGAAAATTTTACAGTTGAGGACTTAAAAAAAGCAATAGACTATGCCCATTTAAGAGGAAGTAGAATATTTTTAACTCTCAATACAATAATGACAAATAGAGAGATTGAACTTCTGTATCCAACTTTAAAAGAATTATACAACTATGGTTTAGATGCAATAATAGTGCAGGATTTAGGCTATGCAGAGTATTTACATAAAAATTTCCCAAGTATAGAAATTCATGGAAGTACACAGATGACAGTTGCAAATCACTATGAAATAAACTATTTAAAGGAATTAGGTTTTAAAAGAATAGTTTTACCAAGGGAGTTAAGTTTTGAAGAAATAAAGGAAATTAGAAAGCGCACAGATATTGAACTTGAAGTTTTTGTATCAGGTTCACTTTGTATATCTTTTTCTGGTAATTGCTATATGAGTAGCTTTATCGGTGGAAGAAGTGGCAATCGTGGAATGTGTGCTCAACCTTGTAGAAAGGAATATAAAACTTCTTGTGGAGAGAAATCATATTTTTTAAGTCCTAAGGATCAGCTATATGGTTTAGATGAGATAAAGAAACTGCAAGAAATTGGAGTAGAAAGCATAAAAATTGAAGGAAGAATGAAAGATATTTCCTATGTTTATGAAACTGTTAACTATTTTAGAAATTTAATAAATGGAATAGACAAGGAAGAAAATAGTTCTAAACTATTCAACAGAGGTTATTCAAAAGGCTATTTTTATGATAATGATAAAGCTATTATGAATAGAGATTATTCATATAATATGGGAGAAAAAATAGGTAAAGTCATTGGTAAAAATATAAGGCTAGATGAAGATGTGGTTTCAGGAGATGGAATAACTTTTGTTTCAAAGGATTATAAAAATCTTGGTGGAACATATATAAATAAGATAGCCTATAAAAATGAAAAACTAATTTTGAATTTTCCAGATGGAACAAAATATATTTTTAGAAACTACAATAAAAGATTAAATGATGAGATTTCAAAAAAGATAAAGAGTACAGATAAAAAATTAGAAGTAAATTTTGACTTCATAGCAAAATTAGATGAAAAATTAATTTTAAAAACTTATTTAGAAGATGAAAATAGAAATAGAATTTTAAATTTAGAAGAAATTTCTGAAACTTTAACTCAAAAGGCACAAAAAAGGGCTATAAGTGAAGAAGATATAAAGGAAAAATTATCAGAAATTGGAGATAGTGAATTTACTGTCAAAAGTATAAAAATTGATATAGATGAAAATATTTTTATTCCTTTATCAGAGTTAAAAAATCTAAAAAGAAATGCAGTTAAAAAGTTTAGAGAAAAGATACTTTCATATTTTAGAAGAGATTTAGACAGTGAGTTAAAAGAAAATAATCAAGGATATTTTAAATTAGAGATAGAAAAAGATGAGCCAAAGGACTTGGAAATAAGAGTAATAGTTTCTAATGAGGAACAAAAAAACTTTTTAGAAAATATAAAAGATGAGTATAATATAGGTAAAATATATTATAGAACTTATGATATAGCTAAACAGTCTATGTTAAGTCAACATAATTTAGATAATAAATTGGCGTCTAATCTCTATGAGTTATTGGAAAATAAAAATTCATCTGTGATATTAAATTGGAATATGAATATAGTAAACTCTTATACTATTTCTGTTTTAGAAAGAATAGAAAAGCTAGAAAGTTTTATAGTTTCTCCTGAAATAAATTTTTCTAAGATAAGAGAATTAGGAAAAACAAGATTGAAAAAAGCCTTGTTAATTTATTCAAAATTAAAGGGAATGACAATAGATATTGACATAGCAGATAATAAAAATGAAGTTATCACTAATAAAGAGAATGATAAATTCAATATTATTAAAAATGAATATGGTACAGAAATATTTTTGGATAAGCCACTTAATATTATTAATATAATGGAGGATATCAAAAAATTAAATGTTGATATAGTAGTTTTGGAGTTTACAACTGAAACTATTGAAGATATTAAAAAGGTATTAAAACAATTAAAAACAAGAAAAGGTGAATACAGAGAATATAACTATAAAAGGGGGGTGTATTAA
- the coaE gene encoding dephospho-CoA kinase (Dephospho-CoA kinase (CoaE) performs the final step in coenzyme A biosynthesis.) produces MIIGLTGGIASGKSTVSKYLTEKGFKVYDADKIAKDISEKKSVQKEIILTFGKKILDKNKNIDRKKLKEIVFENKNELKKLNDIIHPRVIEFYKELKEKNTDEVIIFDVPLLFESGIDKFCDKILVVISDYEIQLNRIIERDKIDRDLASKIIKSQISNEERIKKADVIIENNSSLEDLFEKVERFCEEI; encoded by the coding sequence ATGATAATAGGTTTAACTGGTGGAATAGCTAGTGGTAAAAGTACAGTATCAAAATATTTAACAGAAAAAGGTTTTAAAGTTTATGATGCTGATAAAATTGCTAAGGATATTTCAGAGAAGAAATCTGTTCAAAAAGAAATAATTTTAACTTTTGGAAAAAAAATTTTAGATAAGAATAAAAATATTGATAGAAAAAAATTAAAAGAAATAGTTTTTGAAAATAAAAATGAATTAAAGAAATTAAATGATATAATACATCCAAGGGTTATTGAGTTCTATAAAGAGTTAAAAGAAAAAAATACTGATGAAGTAATAATTTTTGATGTCCCTTTGTTATTTGAAAGTGGAATAGATAAATTTTGTGATAAAATCTTAGTTGTTATTTCAGATTATGAAATACAGTTAAATCGGATAATTGAAAGAGATAAAATAGATAGGGATTTGGCATCTAAGATAATAAAATCTCAAATATCCAATGAAGAAAGAATAAAAAAAGCAGATGTAATAATAGAGAATAATTCAAGTTTAGAAGATTTATTTGAAAAAGTAGAAAGGTTTTGTGAAGAAATATGA
- a CDS encoding DUF2335 domain-containing protein — MVQKQKNPISNDDKKEVIVKQQQIKHYSGIIPHPEIVEGYEKNCPGATDRILAMTENQLKSSQEIELSEQNNINECRLTMLKSDIEYNKRGQIFGFILLFTMIICGFFLVYIGREVGGYGTIIGSITIAIASVIWNKQKNKDKS; from the coding sequence ATGGTTCAGAAACAAAAAAATCCAATATCTAATGATGATAAAAAAGAGGTTATTGTAAAGCAACAACAAATTAAACATTATTCTGGAATAATTCCACATCCTGAGATTGTTGAAGGTTATGAGAAGAATTGTCCAGGAGCAACAGATAGAATATTAGCTATGACTGAAAACCAATTGAAAAGTTCACAAGAGATTGAATTAAGTGAGCAAAATAATATTAATGAATGTAGACTTACAATGCTGAAATCAGATATAGAATACAATAAAAGAGGACAAATATTTGGTTTTATATTATTGTTTACTATGATAATTTGTGGATTTTTTCTGGTTTATATTGGTAGGGAAGTAGGAGGATATGGAACCATAATTGGTTCTATAACAATAGCAATAGCTAGTGTGATTTGGAATAAACAAAAAAATAAAGATAAAAGTTGA